A window of Drosophila subobscura isolate 14011-0131.10 chromosome E, UCBerk_Dsub_1.0, whole genome shotgun sequence contains these coding sequences:
- the LOC117891369 gene encoding sodium channel protein Nach has translation MKDTDKWPAPGKRTLERKRRLGPLRAAIASTFWEYTERTKVSGMWLLRRQRTHGLSRFIWSSVLLQLLLLSIYLTLLLWLKFYSYPILNTISNDLSITDVAFPGVTICSPKVVNTERVERYVKTLNIPPEYAMADVAAGFEFLNAFTDQSFEPPTHESYRVTDAVLRLNNVSVWEAAMAVSPGCSDYVKRCFWGHSEFQCNQSHEYLSFIPTTAYLGPCCSFNYNPRNSSYVPFSANIFGMDGGLTFVGAEGSERNLNTGLIVLVHHPMDYVTESASSVTITARSESFLEVSPTVQSSSAEVLELSERKRDCLISDDLRLRNYRQAACMLSCQTEAIVAKCGCHPYLLPIVGNQFKECNLNDTFCYSANYDNFKSVRCDQCLPNCYDVTYSTLSYKTDLNQHQFSVSRYYSRELLNRDSFVLRVYLAKQVVPVIRKVTVMSWIGLLSDLGGIFNLCLGLSMISVVEFFYYCIYRLYVNYQLQKAQLPRKAWQ, from the exons ATGAAGGACACCGACAAGTGGCCAGCACCTGGCAAGAGAACCTTGGAGAGGAAGAGGCGCCTGGGTCCACTGAGGGCAGCCATTGCCAGCACCTTCTGGGAGTACACGGAGCGGACCAAAGTGAGCggaatgtggctgctgcgacGTCAGCGCACACACGGACTGTCCAG GTTCATTTGGTCctcggtgctgctgcagctgctcctgctgagcATCTACCTGAccctgctgctctggctgaaGTTCTACTCGTATCCCATTCTGAATACCATCTCGAACGATCTCTCCATCACGGACGTGGCCTTTCCCGGCGTCACCATCTGCAGTCCCAAGGTGGTCAACACTGAGCGTGTCGAGCGCTACGTCAAGACGCT GAACATTCCCCCAGAGTACGCGATGGCTGATGTGGCTGCGGGGTTTGAGTTCCTCAACGCCTTCACGGACCAGAGCTTCGAGCCGCCGACCCACGAGAGTTACAGAGTCACCGACGCGGTGCTTCGGCTGAACAACGTCAGTGTGTGGGAGGCGGCCATGGCTGTAAGTCCGGGCTGCTCGGACTACGTGAAGCGCTGCTTCTGGGGCCACTCCGAGTTCCAGTGCAACCAGAGCCACGAGTACCTCTCCTTCATACCCACGACGGCGTATCTCggtccctgctgctccttcaacTACAATCCGCGCAACTCCAGCTACGTGCCCTTCTCGGCCAACATCTTTGGCATGGATGGCGGCCTCACATTTGTCGGCGCCGAGGGCTCTGAGCGTAATCTCAACACGGGCCTCATCGTGCTCGTGCACCATCCCATGGATTATGTCACCGAGTCGGCCTCCTCGGTGACAATCACCGCGAGATCCGAGAGCTTTCTCGAAGTCTCGCCCACGGTGCAGAGCTCCTCGGCGGAGGTGCTGGAGCTGTCGGAGCGCAAGCGGGACTGCCTCATCTCGGACGACTTGAGGCTGCGAAACTATCGCCAGGCGGCCTGCATGCTCTCCTGCCAGACAGAGGCCATTGTCGCCAAGTGCGGCTGTCACCCGTATCTCCTGCCCATTGTGGGCAACCAGTTCAAGGAGTGCAATCTCAACGATACATTCTGCTACTCGGCAAACTATG ACAACTTTAAGAGCGTGCGCTGCGACCAGTGCCTGCCCAATTGCTACGATGTCACCTACTCCACGCTCTCCTACAAGACGGACCTCAATCAGCATCAGTTCTCCGTCAGCCGCTACTA CTCGCGGGAGCTGCTCAACAGGGATAGCTTTGTGCTGCGCGTTTACCTCGCCAAGCAGGTCGTTCCGGTCATACGCAAGGTGACGGTCATGTCGTGGATTGGACTACTCT CTGATCTTGGTGGCATTTTCAATCTCTGCCTGGGCCTCAGCATGATCTCTGTGGTGGAGTTCTTTTACTACTGCATCTATCGCCTGTACGTCAACTATCAGCTGCAAAAGGCGCAGCTGCCCAGGAAGGCGTGGCAGTAG
- the LOC117891370 gene encoding WD repeat-containing protein 74, protein MKWTTANLKHPNYTAQHEIYVGTHTGSFKQLLPASEKAPHGQRNLSDLKDLDKESRVTALAFGNDARTEILLGRAKNIAEVHSIGEEGFSARNVTFTAAPIVGLARYNDKLIAGIGNGELQSLELDPEEETPPVAISTGTQMDHLRQCAQARNIVATGGKERQNNLKVYDLSADAKQIFTSKNLPNDYLQLEVPVWDSDIGFVDGPSVLATCSRHGYVRLYDTRKQRRPVACFASEEHGMSFATLVARGNYIYTGTTMGALKAFDTRMKNPVHTYKGFTGGVSDLHLDPTGRFLSSASLDRYVRVHDADSTVLLYQCYVKSKATKVLLRPLKEEKPEVDDEQEEEEDEEVDELLPQKLSVKTAPVDDEYEDMFEQMPTVGDSEEESEEQEEPTAKVEKAKQKRKGPNQSQKTKKKKV, encoded by the exons ATGAAGTGGACCACGGCGAATCTGAAGCACCCCAATTATACAGCACAGCATGAAATTTAcgtgggcacacacacaggatcGTTCAAAC AGCTGCTGCCGGCATCGGAGAAGGCCCCACATGGACAGAGAAACCTCAGTGATCTGAAAGACTTGGACAAGGAATCGCGAGTCACTGCTCTGGCTTTCGGCAACGATGCGCGAACAGAAATTCTGCTTGGCCGAGCGAAAAATATCGCCGAGGTGCATTCCATTGGGGAAGAAGGCTTCTCCGCGCGTAATGTGACTTTCACTGCCGCTCCCATTGTTGGTTTGGCTCGCTACAACGACAAACTGATTGCCGGCATTGGGAACGGAGAGTTGCAAAGCTTGGAGCTGGACCCTGAGGAGGAAACGCCACCAGTTGCCATCTCCACCGGCACTCAAATGGATCATCTGCGGCAGTGCGCACAGGCCAGGAACATTGTGGCCACCGGTGGCAAGGAGCGACAGAATAATCTGAAAGTCTACGACCTGAGCGCCGACGCCAAACAGATCTTTACCTCCAAGAACTTGCCCAACGATTAcctgcagctggaggtgcCCGTGTGGGACAGTGACATTGGCTTTGTCGACGGGCCGAGTGTCCTGGCGACCTGCTCGCGTCACGGATATGTTCGCCTGTACGACACACGCAAGCAGCGCCGCCCGGTCGCCTGCTTTGCCAGCGAGGAGCACGGCATGAGCTTCGCGACGCTGGTGGCACGGGGAAACTACATCTACACGGGCACCACGATGGGCGCCCTGAAGGCCTTCGACACGCGCATGAAGAACCCTGTGCACACGTACAAGGGGTTCACTGGTGGCGTCAGTGACCTGCACTTGGATCCCACTGGACGCTTCCTGAGCTCTGCCAGCTTGGATCGCTATGTGCGCGTGCATGACGCTGACTCCACAGTGCTGCTCTATCAGTGCTACGTCAAGTCGAAGGCCACCAAGGTACTTCTACGCCCCCTGAAGGAGGAGAAGCCAGAGGTTGATGAtgaacaggaggaggaggaggatgaggaagTGGATGAGTTATTGCCACAAAAGCTCAGTGTGAAGACAGCCCCTGTGGACGATGAGTATGAGGATATGTTTGAGCAGATGCCAACTGTGGG CGACAGCGAAGAGGAATCTGAAGAGCAAGAAGAGCCAACTGCCAAGGTGgaaaaagccaagcaaaagcGCAAGGGTCCAAACCAATcgcagaaaacgaaaaagaagaaagtgtaa